Within Topomyia yanbarensis strain Yona2022 chromosome 2, ASM3024719v1, whole genome shotgun sequence, the genomic segment CCGTCAACTTCCAAATCCCGTAACAGATGGTTCCAGTACCAAGGAATGCGTACAGCGTTCCCCAGCCAAGCGCCCTCATGGCAAGACTGGCTCCGGTTTCTCGCATCGCAATACTACCCTGAATCcctttttcgaaaaactgaggATCCGATTTTTTCGCAGACATGACTGTTTTACCGAAACCGGCAATTGCAGAAATACCGGCTACTCCAGCTAGAAAGGCAGCGGctgaaatcatattttttttgtattcatGCGGCAAGAGAAAATCAACTTAatcttttggtttttttttaccTCGGTATCGGTATTTGCGTTCATCATCGGATGATTGAAGCGTTGGTACTGTTTCTGGTGAATTTGTGGATGGATTCTCCATCGTTTTTTTGTGTCCGGATTGTCTATTTACTATCCACAAGTCTTTATATAACGGATCAAAAACAAATCAACGTCAAAACCATGTGGCACTTATATACTAAATAGGTTAGTGCCTTGAGTCGAAAGGGCTCATGTCTTGGATTGAGTCTACGATTTTATTTGCTTTCGTCTACGGCCACATTCGAACTTATGGCGCTGTATTCTATACGATGATGCGCGATCTCCGTATCAGCTGCAACCGATTTTCTGTTCATGCTTTTCTGAACCTGAATAGAAACCAATAGAATTCTATGCAATTGATTTCACActataatactacgttcacactacgaattaaaacatgtttttacgctatcttgatgacatttttcttgttgctaattattataacgtgttttaactctgtagtgtgaacatggtaagCACatagcacagataacagacgtttaggctagaacaaaatttcttcaaaaacctgtgtgaactatcaaattaataaacgttgaaaatccgtgtttcactattgccatctgcgcaactgtttgctacacgtgtttgacagccgcactctaactgcattgtatcgatcactgcgccatctgcaaacgtttgccaaacgtgtttcagacgtctaatttattcggaatttcagtagcgggaaTTTACatacgattcaaatcgagcctaaacgtctgttatctgtgaacatagtatactatgttcacactacagagttaaaacatgttataataatttgcaacaagaaaaatgtcatcaagatagcgttaaaacacgtttttactcgtagtgtgaacgtagtactACGTTACTACGtatactacgttcacattacgagcacagactaatactatgttcacactacgagttaaaacgtgttttaacgctatcttgatgacatttttcttgttgctaattgttataacttgttttaactctgtagtgtgaatgtagtataatactacgttcacactacgagttaaaacgtgttttaacgctatcttgatgacattttttttgttgctaattattataacatgttttaactctgtagtgtgaacatagtataacagacataacactatgaggggaTTCCCTTTACAAATATCGATCCAGCAATTTTCCCATAACGCTTGCTCCATCTTTTATTCCCTGTCCCAAACACTtgtttgctggtgggttacccctcaggcttgtgaaaagttcataattgtttcttatgaattcagtactggcctgGACGGCCAGCTGGGAGCtaatagcacagactaacagacataacactcaaaaacaaagcttcgcccgctttaacggtcattttaaatatatttgtagttgggactgtggccacatttgaaattatggcgccactgacatatgaacaagcatatgggggatagaccactagtgaaaaattgttcccaaacctgaggggtaacccaccagtaaatgagtgattgggactgtgaatTAAAGGTGGACCTAGTgatctgggaaaattgtcggatcgatgttttttgagggaattccctcatagtgttatgtctgttagtctgtgctaatagtttcaggccagcactttttgattagcactgtttgaaacaaaagaagtgagattttcagtcaaattgcaacaaaattttaaattgttttttatgtcattgaataaattactgtgagcattaaatcggtttacatggttatgatttttacagaagatatccgattatttgaaatgaaataagttgtgcatataattagttCCTGACGCGTGTTTTATTatcatttgagaagtaacaGTCATTATCaaatcatttgagaagtaacaatcattatcattcagttgtctaagcccagttttccaagaaatattgacgaagcgttgctcattatgtacaaattttaatatttaatgagagttttctcttcaatcttctgaagggatctacACTTGGCGGTTAAGTTGTCcagaattgagttctacaagatgaccacaCGAATGAATGACgaatgacgttcatgtttgacaattctcagtggtttgtttactttgtcagttgcgtgagttcgagtgcaaagGGTGCCCATCTGCTACATTCAAACttacgtaactcccatgtaaacaaaccaccgagaattgttaaacgaagttcatccgactcattttgtggggttttGTCTTGTAATATCATCTcaaggttgatttttactgttgattttttgtctactaaaatgctcgagaaatgtcaaccatgttctattttttatataa encodes:
- the LOC131678526 gene encoding transmembrane protein 242, translated to MENPSTNSPETVPTLQSSDDERKYRYRAAAFLAGVAGISAIAGFGKTVMSAKKSDPQFFEKGIQGSIAMRETGASLAMRALGWGTLYAFLGTGTICYGIWKLTGASNFQEFRQTIGSLFPKIPKNDPPSSRTEFEGLTDLMEYLSTWKKEEK